The following proteins come from a genomic window of Melospiza georgiana isolate bMelGeo1 chromosome 3, bMelGeo1.pri, whole genome shotgun sequence:
- the C3H6orf120 gene encoding UPF0669 protein C6orf120 homolog, with protein MATHWRRILTVFVTAQVLFVVNAFEEEDVPEEWILLHVVQGQIGAGNYSYLRLNHEGKIVLQMRSLKGDADLYVSDVTLHPSFDEYELQSVTCGQDIVHVPAHFRRPVGIGIYGHPSHLESEFEMKVYYDRTVVQYPFGEASYNPEEMEANQKYSQSTEDESQDEESVFWTILIGILKLILEILF; from the coding sequence ATGGCAACACACTGGAGAAGAATCCTGACAGTATTTGTGACAGCTCAAGTACTGTTCGTGGTAAATGCCTTTGAAGAAGAGGACGTACCAGAGGAATGGATTCTTCTTCATGTTGTCCAAGGTCAGATTGGAGCAGGAAACTACAGCTATTTGAGACTAAATCACGAGGGAAAGATCGTTCTTCAGATGCGGAGTTTAAAAGGTGACGCAGACTTGTATGTGTCTGACGTGACACTGCACCCCAGCTTTGACGAGTACGAGTTACAGTCGGTGACTTGTGGCCAGGACATCGTGCACGTGCCCGCACACTTCCGCCGCCCTGTGGGAATAGGGATTTACGGGCACCCCTCTCACCTGGAGAGCGAGTTTGAAATGAAGGTGTACTACGATCGAACTGTGGTACAGTACCCGTTTGGTGAGGCTTCTTACAACCCTGAGGAGATGGAGGCAAACCAGAAATACTCACAGTCTACAGAAGATGAATCTCAGGATGAGGAGTCTGTTTTCTGGACTATACTTATTGGAATCTTGAAATTAATACTTGAAATCCTTTTTTAA